Proteins from a genomic interval of Benincasa hispida cultivar B227 chromosome 7, ASM972705v1, whole genome shotgun sequence:
- the LOC120080911 gene encoding agamous-like MADS-box protein AGL80 — translation MTRKKVKLAYIANDSARKATYKKRKRGLMKKVSELSTLCGIEACAIIFGPYDSQPELWPSSSGVEHILSRFKKMPEMEQSKNMVNQEKFLRQRIAKTNEQLKKMRKDNREKEITRLMFQSLTAAKGLHGLNMLDLNDLGWVIDQKLKDIAIRIESLKKPSMQLQLRSQPQPPPPSQPSQTQPQSAAWLMELESPQDQMRFVGDDMLLPFGDQTYNYDNAMWSNAFFP, via the exons atgacaAGGAAGAAAGTGAAACTGGCTTACATTGCAAATGACTCTGCAAGAAAGGCAACATACAAGAAGAGGAAGCGAGGGCTTATGAAGAAAGTTAGTGAATTGAGCACTCTGTGTGGGATTGAGGCATGTGCAATCATCTTTGGTCCTTATGATTCTCAGCCTGAGCTCTGGCCTTCGTCCAGTGGAGTCGAACACATTCTCTCTAGATTCAAGAAGATGCCTGAGATGGAACAGAGCAAGAATATG GTCAACCAAGAGAAATTTTTACGACAGAGGATTGCAAAAACAAACGAGCaattgaagaagatgagaaagGACAACCGAGAGAAAGAGATCACAAGACTCATGTTTCAAAGCCTCACCGCTGCAAAAGGGTTGCATGGCCTCAACATGCTTGATTTGAATGACCTCGGTTGGGTCATCGACCAAAAGCTTAAAGACATTGCTATACGCATTGAGTCTCTTAAAAAGCCATCCATGCAGCTTCAGCTTCGGTCTCAGCCTCAGCCTCCGCCTCCATCTCAACCGTCACAGACTCAGCCGCAAAGCGCTGCGTGGCTGATGGAGCTTGAGAGCCCTCAGGATCAAATGCGGTTTGTAGGGGATGATATGCTTTTGCCTTTTGGGGATCAAACTTATAACTACGATAATGCAATGTGGTCCAATGCCTTTTTCCCTTAA